Proteins from a genomic interval of Rattus norvegicus strain BN/NHsdMcwi chromosome 2, GRCr8, whole genome shotgun sequence:
- the Stoml3 gene encoding stomatin-like protein 3 — protein sequence MDSPEKLEKNNLVGTNKSRLGVCGWILFFLSFLLMLITFPVSIWMCLKIIKEYERAVVFRLGRIQADKAKGPGTAETMGTTTTTTTTTTTTTTTTTISTTTTTRGIY from the exons ATGGATTCACCCGAGAAACTGGAGAAGAACAATTTAGTGG gcaCCAACAAAAGCCGGCTTGGTGTATGCGGCTGgattctgtttttcctttccttcctgttgATGCTCATTACCTTCCCGGTCTCAATATGGATGTGCTTGAAG ATCATTAAGGAGTATGAGCGTGCTGTTGTCTTCAGACTGGGACGCATCCAAGCTGATAAAGCCAAGGGACCAGGTACGGCAGAGACTAtgggcaccaccaccaccaccaccaccaccaccaccaccaccaccaccaccacgaccatctccaccaccaccaccaccaggggcATCTATTGA